One part of the Pirellulales bacterium genome encodes these proteins:
- a CDS encoding AAA family ATPase, with translation MDFTARARLQEFALPIHGIILLVGPPGTGKTSVARGLASRTAASLRGSLTYIEVEPHALASAALGKSQQAVTHLLGTVLAEEAATGPCVVLLDEVETLAADRSQMSLEANPVDVHRATDAVLAQLDQLAANNPQLLFVATSNFPGAIDAAFLSRADMVVTIELPTPDACRAILFDTIDRLAKAYPKIARLKHDSQIDDAATLSVGLDGRRIRKAVLSALAHSKQIASNPEALTADAVVTAIRLAQTERSNAETRR, from the coding sequence CTGGATTTCACCGCACGGGCTAGGCTACAGGAATTTGCCCTCCCCATTCACGGGATCATCTTACTCGTTGGACCGCCGGGTACAGGCAAGACCTCGGTCGCACGCGGACTTGCTTCGCGCACTGCCGCATCCTTGCGCGGAAGCCTTACGTATATAGAGGTGGAACCACATGCGCTTGCCAGCGCCGCGCTCGGTAAAAGCCAGCAAGCAGTGACCCACCTGCTCGGCACTGTCCTTGCCGAAGAAGCTGCGACAGGACCGTGCGTCGTGTTGCTGGATGAGGTTGAAACACTGGCGGCCGACCGAAGTCAAATGAGCTTGGAGGCCAACCCCGTCGATGTTCATCGCGCCACCGACGCAGTGCTCGCACAGCTCGATCAGCTTGCCGCAAATAATCCTCAATTACTCTTTGTTGCGACGAGCAACTTTCCCGGTGCGATCGATGCTGCGTTTCTTTCCAGGGCTGACATGGTTGTGACGATCGAACTTCCCACGCCGGACGCTTGTCGTGCAATCTTGTTCGATACAATCGACCGCTTGGCCAAGGCGTATCCGAAGATCGCCCGGCTAAAACATGATTCGCAAATCGACGACGCGGCGACACTAAGCGTCGGACTTGACGGGCGGCGCATCCGAAAGGCAGTGCTGTCGGCCTTGGCCCATTCCAAACAGATCGCCAGCAATCCGGAGGCACTTACCGCCGATGCGGTGGTGACTGCTATACGACTGGCGCAAACAGAACGATCTAACGCGGAGACGAGACGATGA
- a CDS encoding NACHT domain-containing protein yields the protein MSTDAALICAFNREILAGITMPEIALDIQRVRAEIELQKLNQSELVARSGLSRAQIGRILLQRQPMVREKTLQSFAKALGVSASTLSIGGGLDWFRKWVASEFGVVDFRGIGLPAYPRQSIGAIFVEPDVIPDKATYSDDCGFVDGPTLGGASPPVPVSEAVVSHDRIVLIGQPGCGKTTVLKWLAYTHSCSSGKELPLYVRLPQFSRAQEIDSRIDLLKFILATVAENRCPGFERSLHDELADDRRQCLVLFDGLDEVGDEEHRELLVNSVHQFIERFPQNHFVVTSRAVGFDPLPWTIQNFNVMRILNYSVKRQEEFAGKWAKILAHVHHRPEAGVIGRINEAVFSNPAIRNLAANPLILTILVLLNESRGGALPRRRVDLYAKIVDVFLETWEASKRSNDTFDETFGIELDSRELKWLLSDLSLAMQKTGRTLAPRWWIADRMRDYLQGKMGFAPEEARDASERIIRFLGERTGLIQESGLDVFGFSHRTLQEYFASLGAIDDADASSSRSIVECLRSYFFNPHWCEVMRLVAAQLTPPIAESLLTRIADDPDPIGRFLKRGTFLALRCLSDGATVPNRRFVSDTFGSVVELGKSKWLGITLEAFDILESFDGTRMEQFAKDAIQSILGTAEKNLGPEEYGCLYESVHFSSILEQANAQLPSNFQSEAAHEVFVTLDDRKCRIVYFNAELRSRNPAGWYRSIGTLLQEEGRSVEFREALVRELGRQIVTDPRSRRILRKILESAPSVTLRVACLQALGSVARKRNDAKLLLRILEHERNAEVRARSANALRHIAVSDLAVRERLVRILEKERSAVVRVGAARGLSDAAIKDQSITNLLLRFAKAKECPEQLRVACAWALEPQIGKSQKVTDAFKSWLDSEESPKLQRTAVQAVADAFGEDLMTWDYHLVERIEHSLMSLEKPCSHALLALEALASARELRRGLRMENVLRDVIKPLGNRVELAFVFGSTARDRQSQDSDIDLMIIGDAKLKDLSTSLRTAEKTLGRRISPVIYNRLSFKKKYQSGDPFLLDACRREKIPLLGNCDDVTYEELDDELRTMVAERLASP from the coding sequence TTGTCAACTGATGCAGCATTAATCTGCGCTTTTAATCGGGAAATCCTTGCGGGTATTACCATGCCGGAAATAGCCTTAGACATCCAACGTGTTCGAGCCGAAATCGAGCTCCAAAAACTTAACCAATCAGAACTTGTGGCTCGATCCGGACTTTCACGGGCTCAAATCGGACGCATTCTGCTGCAGCGCCAGCCAATGGTTCGCGAAAAGACTCTGCAATCATTCGCCAAGGCACTCGGCGTCAGCGCGTCAACCTTGTCGATTGGCGGTGGGCTTGATTGGTTCCGGAAATGGGTTGCCAGCGAGTTCGGCGTTGTCGACTTCCGGGGAATCGGACTGCCAGCGTATCCGCGTCAATCAATTGGAGCGATCTTTGTCGAACCAGATGTCATTCCAGACAAGGCCACGTACAGTGACGATTGTGGATTCGTTGATGGACCAACATTAGGGGGTGCCAGCCCGCCGGTTCCGGTTTCTGAGGCAGTAGTGAGCCACGACCGGATTGTGCTGATCGGTCAACCTGGCTGTGGCAAGACAACGGTATTGAAGTGGCTCGCTTACACGCATTCGTGCAGCAGCGGAAAAGAACTTCCGTTGTACGTGCGCTTGCCACAATTTAGTCGTGCGCAGGAAATCGACAGTCGCATCGATCTGCTTAAGTTCATATTGGCCACTGTTGCCGAAAACAGATGTCCGGGCTTTGAACGCTCCCTTCACGATGAATTGGCTGACGACCGTCGTCAATGCTTAGTGCTCTTCGACGGCCTCGATGAAGTTGGAGACGAAGAGCATAGAGAACTCCTTGTCAATTCAGTGCATCAGTTCATCGAAAGATTTCCTCAGAACCATTTTGTAGTAACTTCGAGAGCGGTAGGATTCGATCCACTACCATGGACCATTCAGAATTTCAATGTGATGAGAATTCTGAACTACTCCGTCAAACGTCAAGAGGAGTTCGCGGGGAAATGGGCGAAAATCTTAGCTCACGTGCATCATCGACCGGAAGCTGGGGTGATTGGCCGAATCAACGAAGCGGTTTTTTCGAATCCGGCAATCCGCAATCTTGCCGCGAATCCGCTTATCCTAACGATTCTTGTTTTGTTAAATGAATCGCGGGGCGGGGCCTTACCTAGACGGCGAGTGGATCTTTACGCGAAAATCGTCGACGTGTTCTTAGAGACTTGGGAGGCGAGTAAGCGATCAAACGATACTTTCGATGAAACATTTGGAATCGAGCTCGATTCTCGCGAGCTTAAGTGGCTACTGTCGGACTTATCTCTGGCGATGCAAAAAACCGGTCGCACTCTCGCACCGCGTTGGTGGATCGCAGACCGCATGCGCGACTATCTCCAGGGCAAGATGGGGTTTGCGCCTGAAGAAGCTCGGGACGCGAGCGAACGTATCATTCGGTTTCTTGGGGAACGCACCGGTTTAATCCAAGAGTCAGGATTAGATGTTTTTGGTTTTTCACACCGAACATTGCAGGAGTATTTTGCATCACTCGGCGCGATCGATGATGCTGATGCGTCAAGCTCTCGCAGCATCGTAGAATGCCTTCGCAGCTATTTTTTTAATCCGCACTGGTGCGAAGTAATGCGATTAGTCGCAGCGCAACTCACTCCTCCAATTGCGGAATCATTATTGACCCGAATTGCTGACGACCCAGACCCGATCGGTCGGTTTCTGAAGCGAGGAACATTCTTAGCGCTTCGATGCTTGTCAGATGGCGCAACAGTTCCAAATCGCCGCTTTGTTAGTGACACATTTGGTTCGGTTGTCGAGTTGGGAAAATCGAAATGGCTGGGCATAACTCTTGAAGCGTTCGACATCCTTGAAAGCTTCGATGGAACGCGGATGGAGCAATTTGCGAAAGACGCAATTCAATCAATCCTTGGGACAGCTGAAAAGAACTTGGGCCCGGAGGAATATGGTTGTCTTTACGAAAGTGTGCACTTCTCGTCTATCCTCGAACAGGCAAATGCCCAACTTCCGTCTAATTTTCAGTCGGAGGCTGCGCACGAGGTGTTTGTTACTCTCGATGATCGAAAGTGCCGAATTGTATATTTCAATGCTGAATTGCGATCTCGAAATCCGGCGGGGTGGTATCGAAGTATCGGCACGCTTTTGCAGGAAGAAGGGCGAAGCGTCGAATTCAGAGAGGCATTGGTACGCGAATTAGGACGTCAGATCGTGACTGATCCACGTTCGCGCAGAATTCTCCGAAAGATTCTTGAATCAGCACCGTCTGTGACATTACGTGTGGCATGTTTGCAGGCGTTGGGCTCCGTGGCACGGAAGCGAAATGATGCAAAGTTGCTGTTGCGGATCTTAGAACACGAGCGCAACGCCGAAGTGCGCGCACGGAGTGCGAACGCGTTGAGACACATTGCGGTTTCCGATTTGGCTGTACGGGAGCGACTCGTACGTATCTTGGAAAAGGAAAGGTCCGCGGTGGTCCGCGTCGGTGCGGCACGTGGACTTTCCGACGCAGCGATTAAGGATCAATCGATTACCAACTTGTTGTTGAGATTTGCCAAGGCAAAGGAGTGCCCTGAACAGCTTCGAGTGGCATGCGCCTGGGCGCTGGAGCCCCAAATTGGAAAGAGTCAAAAAGTCACCGATGCTTTTAAATCATGGTTGGATTCCGAAGAAAGTCCAAAGCTGCAGAGAACTGCTGTTCAAGCTGTGGCCGATGCATTTGGCGAGGATTTGATGACATGGGATTATCATTTGGTCGAACGAATCGAGCACAGTTTAATGTCACTTGAGAAGCCATGTTCCCATGCATTGTTGGCCCTTGAAGCCTTGGCATCCGCAAGAGAATTGCGACGTGGGCTTCGGATGGAAAACGTTCTACGAGATGTAATAAAGCCCTTGGGAAATCGCGTCGAACTAGCATTTGTATTTGGCTCCACTGCGCGAGACCGACAATCTCAGGATAGCGATATTGACTTGATGATCATTGGCGATGCCAAGCTTAAAGACTTGTCAACGTCGCTCCGGACAGCTGAAAAGACACTTGGACGACGCATATCTCCGGTGATATACAATCGATTGAGCTTTAAGAAAAAATATCAAAGCGGCGATCCCTTCCTGCTGGACGCCTGCCGACGCGAGAAAATTCCATTGCTTGGCAATTGCGATGACGTAACATACGAGGAACTCGACGATGAGCTTAGAACAATGGTCGCAGAACGGCTGGCTTCGCCGTGA
- a CDS encoding helix-turn-helix domain-containing protein: MKNDPLNHSPALSSPPVPPQMISAEEFSTMLGISKRTLWRLLSSKQIPEPIRIGGNVRWLLQNVEQWIERGCPGG; this comes from the coding sequence ATGAAAAACGACCCTTTGAATCATTCCCCTGCGCTCTCCTCACCTCCCGTTCCCCCACAGATGATCTCCGCTGAGGAATTCTCTACAATGTTGGGAATTTCCAAGCGCACGCTCTGGCGACTTTTGAGCAGCAAACAGATTCCTGAGCCCATCCGCATCGGCGGCAATGTTCGCTGGCTGCTTCAGAACGTCGAACAGTGGATCGAGCGCGGCTGTCCAGGCGGGTAA
- a CDS encoding DUF4982 domain-containing protein: MPILHKICLFFITLAFLSDVLFAEQKFSPPETPRREYNFDLNWKFFKEDQSKADGAEAVDFDDSAWATVSTPHTFNDTDSFRTLITHSGGDRGTWKGTAWYRKHFKLPAEDAGKRVFLEFEGMRQAGEIFLNGKSVGLSENGITAYGVDISDAVKFGGQDNLLAVHVDSRLDYAERDSGTRFEWNTNDFNPVYGGLNRHVRLHVTGPIYQTLPVYDGLKTTGVYVYPADISIADYMADITVEAQVHNASADRASVDLSAVIVDHDGNVCAKFSADTLDMVSGEKSVITASGALKDAKFWSIDDPYLYSVYTLLTVDGKVVDVCKTTTGFRKTEFKGGAGTGGVFINDQFVYLKGFAQRTSDEWAGLGQAYPDWMHDFTAQLIRDCHGNYIRWMHVSPQKVDVEALDKFGVVEVCPAGDKEKSATGRQWEQRLEVMADSMIYYRNSPSILFWEAGNNGITAEHMQQMVDLKNQWDPHGGRVMGCRTLEEAATTPIAEYFGVMIGQDPKTDALKSPTQMFRAYSAERRDRAPLVETEDFRDEGARRFWDDYSPPYFGFKKGPSDTYHWNSETFSLAAANRYWDYWNNRISNPNPAHAKWAGYASIYFTDSNADGRQQSSEVARASGKVDAVRLPKEIYYTYRVMQSSQPDIHILGHWTYPADTHKTVYVIANTQAVELLVNGKSLGKKTDATDGFVFAFPDVSWEAGTILAVGYNDAREVCRHELTTAGPAKQIKLTPMVGPAGWQADGEDVALVDVEVVDDQGRRCPTDDARIDFAVTGPAIWRGGYNSGKLKSTNNLYLNDECGINRVSLRSTLTAGKVTLTATRDGLQAGTLELESKPVKLQDGLSEMVERRLTPADK, from the coding sequence ATGCCCATCCTGCATAAGATTTGTTTGTTTTTCATCACACTGGCGTTTTTGTCGGATGTTTTATTCGCGGAACAGAAATTTTCGCCGCCGGAAACGCCGCGGCGGGAATACAATTTTGACCTGAATTGGAAATTCTTCAAGGAAGATCAGTCCAAGGCCGATGGGGCCGAGGCGGTCGATTTCGACGATTCCGCCTGGGCCACGGTCAGCACGCCGCACACTTTTAACGACACCGACAGTTTTCGCACGCTCATTACACACAGCGGCGGCGACCGGGGCACGTGGAAAGGCACCGCCTGGTATCGGAAGCACTTCAAACTGCCGGCCGAAGATGCCGGCAAGCGCGTGTTTTTGGAGTTCGAGGGAATGCGCCAGGCCGGCGAGATTTTTTTGAATGGCAAGTCGGTCGGGCTTTCGGAAAACGGAATCACCGCCTACGGGGTCGATATTTCCGACGCGGTCAAATTCGGCGGGCAAGACAATCTGTTGGCCGTGCATGTCGATAGCCGATTGGATTATGCCGAACGGGACAGCGGCACGCGGTTTGAATGGAATACGAACGATTTCAACCCGGTTTATGGCGGACTGAACCGGCATGTGCGGCTGCACGTGACCGGGCCGATTTATCAAACGCTGCCGGTGTACGACGGATTGAAGACCACGGGGGTGTATGTTTACCCGGCGGACATTTCGATTGCGGACTATATGGCCGACATTACGGTGGAGGCGCAGGTTCATAATGCCTCGGCCGATCGGGCGTCGGTTGATTTATCGGCGGTGATTGTCGATCACGACGGAAACGTGTGCGCCAAATTTTCCGCCGACACGCTGGACATGGTCAGCGGCGAGAAGTCGGTGATTACGGCCAGCGGCGCGCTCAAAGACGCCAAGTTCTGGAGTATCGACGATCCGTATTTGTACAGTGTTTACACGCTGCTCACGGTCGATGGCAAAGTGGTCGATGTGTGCAAAACGACCACGGGCTTTCGAAAAACCGAATTCAAAGGCGGGGCCGGCACCGGCGGCGTGTTCATCAACGATCAGTTTGTGTACCTGAAGGGATTTGCGCAGCGCACCAGCGACGAATGGGCCGGGCTGGGGCAAGCGTATCCTGACTGGATGCACGATTTTACGGCGCAGCTCATTCGCGATTGCCACGGCAACTACATTCGCTGGATGCACGTCTCGCCGCAAAAGGTCGATGTGGAAGCGCTCGATAAGTTTGGCGTGGTGGAGGTTTGCCCAGCGGGCGATAAAGAAAAGAGCGCGACCGGCCGGCAATGGGAACAGCGGCTGGAAGTGATGGCCGATTCAATGATTTATTATCGCAACAGCCCCAGCATTTTATTTTGGGAGGCGGGCAACAACGGCATCACCGCCGAACACATGCAACAGATGGTCGATCTGAAAAACCAGTGGGACCCGCACGGCGGGCGAGTGATGGGTTGCCGCACGCTGGAAGAAGCCGCCACCACGCCCATTGCGGAATATTTTGGCGTGATGATTGGGCAAGACCCGAAGACCGACGCGTTAAAATCGCCGACGCAAATGTTTCGGGCTTACAGCGCGGAGCGGCGCGACCGGGCGCCGCTGGTTGAAACGGAAGATTTTCGCGACGAAGGGGCGCGGCGGTTTTGGGACGATTACTCACCGCCCTATTTCGGGTTCAAGAAGGGGCCCAGCGACACGTATCACTGGAATTCGGAGACGTTTTCGCTGGCGGCGGCCAATCGGTATTGGGATTATTGGAACAATCGGATTTCGAATCCCAATCCCGCGCATGCGAAGTGGGCGGGTTACGCTTCGATTTATTTCACCGATTCCAACGCCGACGGGCGGCAGCAATCGAGCGAAGTGGCCAGGGCCAGCGGCAAAGTGGACGCTGTGCGGCTGCCCAAGGAAATTTATTACACGTACCGCGTGATGCAGAGTTCACAGCCCGACATTCACATTTTGGGCCATTGGACGTACCCGGCCGATACGCACAAAACGGTTTACGTGATTGCCAACACGCAAGCGGTGGAGCTGTTGGTCAACGGGAAATCGCTGGGGAAGAAGACGGATGCAACCGACGGCTTTGTGTTCGCTTTTCCCGACGTGAGTTGGGAAGCAGGAACGATTCTGGCCGTGGGTTATAACGATGCTCGGGAAGTGTGCCGGCATGAACTCACCACTGCCGGTCCGGCCAAGCAAATCAAGTTGACGCCGATGGTGGGGCCGGCCGGCTGGCAGGCCGATGGCGAAGATGTGGCACTGGTCGACGTGGAAGTGGTCGACGACCAAGGACGGCGCTGTCCCACGGACGATGCGCGCATCGATTTTGCCGTGACCGGCCCGGCCATTTGGCGCGGGGGTTACAACAGCGGCAAGTTGAAATCAACAAACAATTTGTATTTGAACGACGAGTGCGGCATTAACCGCGTTTCGCTGCGCAGCACGTTGACGGCGGGGAAGGTAACTCTCACCGCCACCCGCGACGGCCTGCAAGCCGGCACGCTGGAATTGGAATCGAAACCGGTAAAATTGCAGGACGGGCTGAGCGAAATGGTCGAGCGGCGCCTGACGCCCGCCGATAAATAG
- a CDS encoding undecaprenyl-diphosphate phosphatase, whose translation MFNLVQLWQILLLAVVQGAAELLPVSSSAHVIVAAKLLGYEWASDFDRAFFLVMLHTGTMFAVLIYFWSRWKQMAKDIPGLILATACTAAVGLPLIWVIEKLTHQDVEHLFQNLPLIGCSLLVVGVLIIIAGRKDEKKPGTDANIDLGSAACIGLTQGLALPFRGFSRSGSTISSGMLHGIVRYRAEEFSFALAVILTPAIILFEGYKMWKLHSAASTGSASFGELLLPGLLGMVFSFAAGLIALKWLSQWLEAGRWKFFGFYCLFASAAVLTVHFLKM comes from the coding sequence ATGTTCAATCTTGTGCAGTTGTGGCAAATTCTGCTGTTGGCAGTCGTACAAGGAGCGGCGGAGCTGCTGCCGGTTTCCAGTTCGGCACACGTGATTGTGGCTGCAAAACTACTCGGCTACGAATGGGCCAGCGATTTTGACCGGGCCTTTTTCCTGGTGATGTTGCACACGGGAACCATGTTCGCGGTGCTCATTTATTTTTGGTCGCGCTGGAAGCAAATGGCCAAAGACATTCCCGGGCTCATTTTGGCGACTGCCTGCACAGCGGCGGTTGGGCTCCCCTTGATTTGGGTCATCGAAAAGCTCACGCATCAGGACGTTGAGCATCTATTTCAAAATTTGCCTCTGATTGGTTGCTCGCTGCTTGTGGTAGGCGTGCTGATTATCATTGCCGGCCGTAAAGACGAAAAGAAACCGGGCACGGATGCGAATATCGACCTGGGCAGCGCCGCCTGTATTGGGTTGACGCAAGGGTTGGCGCTGCCGTTTCGCGGTTTTTCGCGCTCCGGCTCGACCATTTCTTCCGGCATGCTCCACGGAATCGTGCGCTACCGCGCCGAAGAGTTCAGCTTTGCCCTGGCCGTAATTCTGACGCCTGCGATCATTTTGTTCGAAGGCTACAAAATGTGGAAGCTGCATTCGGCCGCGTCGACAGGATCAGCCAGCTTCGGCGAGCTTTTACTCCCCGGATTGCTGGGCATGGTGTTCAGCTTTGCCGCAGGATTAATCGCGCTGAAATGGCTTTCGCAATGGCTGGAAGCCGGCCGCTGGAAGTTTTTTGGATTTTATTGCTTGTTTGCCTCCGCAGCAGTACTGACCGTGCATTTCTTAAAGATGTAG
- a CDS encoding DUF4440 domain-containing protein, with product MKNHLPLRMCGFVGALGILLSTRLALAQGSGNRAADEAAVRQAGKDYLAAMARADVKALADFWTADGTYTDETGKTVNVHDLLAKSAAGSGAPTPAVAAPPTSVSQVTVRFVTDDVAIENGDCETALENGKEPITGHYTALWVKQSGRWKLDSLKEYRTPAETSGSDELASLGVFVGEWSGKMNDSTIHISAKWDATKKFLRREIAISGGKVSLNGTQEIGWDPLAQHIKSWMFIDDGSYSEGLWSLEGTVWMEASQRVLPDGKISKATQVYKVPDKNTLIWKLIHGSVDGQPAQDFEVTLKRS from the coding sequence ATGAAAAACCATTTGCCGCTTAGGATGTGTGGTTTTGTTGGTGCTCTAGGAATTCTGCTGAGCACGCGCCTGGCGCTTGCACAAGGCAGCGGCAACCGCGCGGCCGATGAAGCAGCGGTGCGTCAGGCTGGCAAAGATTATTTAGCCGCCATGGCGCGCGCCGATGTCAAAGCCTTGGCCGATTTCTGGACGGCCGACGGCACTTACACCGACGAGACGGGAAAGACGGTGAACGTTCATGACTTGCTGGCCAAAAGTGCGGCCGGAAGCGGCGCGCCCACTCCTGCCGTCGCCGCGCCTCCGACCAGCGTGAGCCAGGTGACAGTGAGGTTTGTCACCGACGACGTGGCGATTGAAAATGGCGACTGCGAAACAGCCTTGGAAAACGGCAAGGAACCGATCACAGGGCACTACACCGCGTTGTGGGTGAAGCAAAGCGGCCGCTGGAAACTGGACAGCCTGAAGGAGTATCGCACACCGGCAGAGACTTCCGGCAGCGACGAATTAGCATCGCTGGGGGTGTTTGTCGGCGAATGGTCGGGAAAAATGAACGATTCGACGATTCACATTTCGGCCAAATGGGATGCCACGAAGAAATTCCTGCGGCGTGAGATTGCCATTTCCGGCGGAAAAGTATCGCTCAACGGCACGCAAGAAATTGGCTGGGACCCGCTGGCGCAACACATTAAGTCGTGGATGTTCATCGACGACGGCAGCTACAGCGAAGGACTGTGGAGCTTGGAAGGAACCGTGTGGATGGAGGCTTCGCAACGGGTTTTGCCCGATGGAAAAATTTCCAAGGCCACGCAAGTTTACAAAGTGCCCGATAAAAATACGTTGATTTGGAAACTGATTCACGGCTCGGTCGATGGACAGCCGGCCCAGGATTTTGAAGTCACGCTGAAGCGGTCGTAA
- a CDS encoding STAS/SEC14 domain-containing protein — MIEQISGLPDKVLGFKMSGKLHDEDYKMFVPLVDEAIAKQGKVRMLAQFHDFHGWDAKALWDDTKFATTHCTKIERIALVGEKTWEKWMATVCKPFTMANIRYFDAAQLETAKKWLAEA, encoded by the coding sequence ATGATTGAGCAAATCTCCGGGTTGCCTGATAAGGTGCTGGGTTTCAAAATGTCCGGCAAGCTGCACGACGAAGATTACAAAATGTTTGTGCCGCTGGTCGACGAAGCGATTGCCAAGCAAGGCAAAGTGCGGATGCTGGCGCAATTTCACGATTTTCACGGGTGGGACGCCAAAGCGCTGTGGGACGACACCAAGTTCGCCACCACGCACTGCACGAAGATCGAGCGGATTGCCCTGGTCGGCGAAAAGACTTGGGAAAAATGGATGGCCACCGTCTGCAAGCCATTCACGATGGCCAACATTCGCTATTTTGATGCGGCCCAACTCGAGACGGCTAAAAAATGGCTGGCCGAAGCATGA